A genomic stretch from Achromobacter spanius includes:
- the aspT gene encoding aspartate-alanine antiporter, whose translation MTCSVGFFNSVPIAVLFVTVGLGYLIGKLKVGPIQLGGVCGTLIVALLIGQTGCQMRGDLKEVAFALFIFAMGYSGGPQFFANLNRSSLRYIALPIIEALLVLSIVLAAVPLFGLDAGTAAGLAAGAATESAVVGTAAEALKHLGLPDAEVQRMEANIATAYTLTYLVGLISIVFFTSQVAPALLRINLREASKALEAKLGVASGDDEDVNLPTLPRLVGRAHVVKDADGMKVGDVEAQLGGRTVISRILRNGEAVNAAPEDTLATGDVVVVLGLRRFALRAGTVVGPEILLPEAHADDLHMSELAVIVNKKAINGTTMGDLAKRPGARRARGVFVQSIMRSGHLLPLTPATVVQYGDLVTLVGTEPELSEAGAALGNELRRSGITDLVFLAFGILAGLMIGSLSARLWGIPVSLGSGGGALVSGLVCGWINAKRPSLGHMPDHAVQLLKDLGLAVFVACVGLSAGPEALSLIREHGAVLPVIGLLVSLGPACLSLWVGHKILKIEGPLLVGAIAGQHVSTPAISAILNASGSSVPLLGYTVTYAIANVLLPVLGPIIVSLAYHLS comes from the coding sequence ATGACATGCTCAGTCGGGTTTTTCAACAGCGTCCCCATTGCGGTGTTGTTTGTCACAGTGGGCTTGGGATACCTGATCGGCAAGTTGAAGGTCGGGCCGATTCAGCTGGGCGGCGTGTGCGGCACGCTCATCGTCGCCCTGCTGATCGGCCAGACGGGTTGCCAGATGCGCGGCGACCTGAAAGAGGTTGCGTTCGCGCTGTTCATTTTTGCCATGGGTTACTCGGGCGGCCCGCAGTTCTTCGCCAACCTGAACCGGTCCAGCCTGCGTTACATCGCCTTGCCGATCATCGAGGCGCTGCTGGTGCTGAGTATCGTCCTGGCGGCCGTGCCACTGTTCGGCCTGGACGCCGGCACGGCGGCGGGCCTGGCGGCGGGTGCGGCGACTGAATCGGCGGTGGTGGGCACGGCCGCTGAAGCGCTCAAGCACCTGGGCCTGCCGGACGCCGAGGTGCAGCGCATGGAAGCCAATATTGCCACGGCCTACACGCTGACCTATCTGGTGGGCCTGATCAGCATCGTATTCTTCACCAGCCAGGTTGCGCCCGCGCTGCTGCGGATCAACTTGCGCGAGGCGTCCAAAGCGCTGGAAGCCAAGCTGGGCGTGGCGTCGGGCGATGACGAGGACGTTAACCTGCCTACCTTGCCGCGCCTGGTGGGGCGCGCGCACGTCGTCAAGGATGCCGACGGCATGAAGGTCGGCGACGTCGAGGCGCAGTTGGGCGGACGCACGGTGATCAGCCGCATCTTGCGCAACGGTGAAGCCGTAAACGCTGCGCCAGAAGACACCTTGGCCACCGGCGATGTGGTGGTGGTGCTGGGCTTGCGCCGTTTCGCGCTGCGGGCTGGCACGGTCGTGGGGCCTGAAATCCTGCTGCCCGAAGCGCACGCGGACGATCTTCATATGAGCGAGTTGGCCGTGATCGTCAATAAAAAGGCGATCAACGGAACCACGATGGGGGATCTGGCGAAACGGCCGGGGGCTCGGCGCGCGCGTGGCGTCTTCGTGCAATCGATCATGCGGTCGGGCCACCTGTTGCCGCTGACGCCGGCCACCGTTGTGCAGTATGGCGACCTGGTGACACTGGTGGGTACCGAACCCGAATTGTCGGAAGCCGGCGCCGCGCTGGGCAATGAACTTCGCCGCAGCGGCATCACCGATCTGGTGTTCCTGGCCTTTGGCATTCTTGCGGGCCTGATGATCGGCAGCCTGAGCGCGCGCCTGTGGGGCATTCCGGTGTCGCTGGGCAGTGGCGGCGGGGCGCTGGTCAGCGGGTTGGTCTGCGGATGGATCAACGCCAAGCGGCCTTCGCTTGGCCATATGCCGGACCACGCCGTGCAACTCCTGAAAGACCTTGGGCTGGCGGTCTTTGTGGCGTGCGTAGGCTTGTCGGCGGGGCCCGAGGCCTTATCGCTCATCCGCGAGCATGGCGCCGTGCTGCCTGTGATCGGCTTGCTGGTGTCGCTGGGACCCGCCTGCCTGTCGCTGTGGGTGGGCCACAAGATTCTGAAGATCGAAGGCCCCTTGCTGGTGGGGGCCATTGCGGGCCAGCACGTCAGCACGCCCGCCATCAGCGCCATCTTGAATGCCAGCGGCAGTTCCGTGCCACTCTTGGGCTACACGGTGACTTATGCCATCGCCAACGTGCTGTTGCCCGTGCTGGGACCGATCATTGTGTCCTTGGCGTACCATCTGAGTTAA
- a CDS encoding acyl-CoA dehydrogenase yields MPYITPLQDFRFTLKELAGLDDILKLPGFDDVTPDLVDAILEENGRFVEQAVAPLNVPGDTHPPVWNDGQVTTTPGYAQGFKDYAAGGWQGLQHPQAWGGQGLPKLVAAAPAENIQAASLAFSLCPMLTDGVIEAVLTVGSDAQRKEYVPNLIAGKWTGTMNLTEPQAGSDLAQVATRAVRQDDGSFRLFGQKIFITFGEHDLAENIIHLVLARTPDAPAGVKGISLFIVPKFLVEADGSLGKRNDVWCASLEHKLGIHGSPTAVLLYGSGKGDVGEGAVGYQVGELNRGLEYMFIMMNAARFSVGQQGIGVSERAYQHALAYARERVQGRAVEGSAAPVAIVRHPDVQRMLLTMKALTEAARAVSYVTAAAHDKGTHHPDPEQRSRNRAFYEYMVPIVKGYSTEIAVEVASLGIQVHGGMGFIEETGAAQFYRDARILPIYEGTTAIQANDLVGRKTQRDGGATAYAAIAAMRETLRAVEAESARAAAPERDALRLLRDNLDGAIQAYEAGVGFILEQSAVNVRAVFSGSVPYLMLAGVVHGGWQMARAVLACRRHLAAGSSDPFHKSKIATGLFYAAHILPRALALSAAVRAGVVADACGADANIA; encoded by the coding sequence ATGCCCTATATCACCCCGCTACAGGACTTCCGCTTCACGCTGAAAGAACTGGCCGGCCTGGACGACATCCTTAAACTACCCGGCTTTGACGACGTGACGCCGGACCTGGTTGACGCCATCCTGGAAGAAAACGGCCGCTTCGTGGAGCAGGCAGTGGCGCCGTTGAACGTGCCCGGCGACACGCATCCGCCCGTCTGGAACGATGGGCAGGTCACCACCACACCCGGCTATGCCCAGGGCTTCAAGGACTACGCCGCGGGCGGCTGGCAGGGCTTGCAGCATCCGCAGGCCTGGGGCGGGCAGGGCTTGCCCAAGCTGGTTGCGGCCGCGCCGGCCGAGAACATCCAGGCCGCCAGCCTGGCGTTTTCCTTGTGTCCGATGCTGACTGATGGGGTTATCGAAGCGGTGTTGACCGTGGGTTCTGACGCGCAACGCAAGGAATACGTGCCCAACCTGATCGCGGGCAAGTGGACGGGCACCATGAACCTGACCGAGCCGCAGGCGGGTTCCGATCTGGCCCAGGTCGCCACGCGCGCGGTGCGGCAGGACGACGGCAGCTTCCGCCTGTTCGGCCAAAAGATCTTCATCACCTTCGGTGAACACGACCTGGCGGAAAACATCATTCACCTGGTACTGGCCCGCACGCCGGACGCGCCGGCGGGTGTGAAAGGCATTTCGCTATTCATCGTGCCCAAGTTCCTGGTCGAGGCAGACGGTAGCTTGGGCAAGCGCAACGACGTCTGGTGCGCCTCGTTGGAACACAAGCTGGGCATCCACGGTAGCCCGACGGCGGTGTTGCTGTACGGCTCGGGCAAGGGCGACGTCGGTGAGGGCGCGGTGGGCTACCAGGTCGGCGAATTGAACCGTGGCCTTGAGTACATGTTCATCATGATGAATGCCGCGCGCTTTTCGGTAGGCCAGCAGGGCATCGGCGTGTCTGAGCGTGCTTATCAGCATGCGCTGGCGTATGCGCGCGAGCGGGTTCAGGGGCGTGCGGTGGAAGGGTCGGCCGCGCCGGTGGCCATCGTGCGCCATCCCGACGTGCAGCGCATGTTGCTGACCATGAAAGCGTTGACGGAAGCGGCCCGCGCCGTGTCGTATGTGACGGCTGCCGCGCACGACAAGGGCACCCATCACCCCGACCCCGAGCAGCGTTCGCGCAACCGGGCGTTCTACGAATACATGGTGCCCATTGTGAAGGGCTATTCGACCGAGATCGCCGTCGAAGTCGCCTCGCTAGGTATCCAGGTGCATGGCGGCATGGGCTTCATCGAGGAAACCGGCGCCGCGCAGTTTTATCGGGATGCGCGCATCCTACCCATCTACGAAGGCACGACCGCCATTCAGGCCAACGACCTGGTGGGCCGCAAAACGCAACGCGACGGCGGTGCTACCGCCTACGCGGCCATTGCGGCCATGCGCGAGACGCTGCGCGCGGTCGAGGCCGAGTCGGCGCGCGCCGCCGCGCCCGAACGCGACGCGCTGCGCCTCTTGCGCGACAACCTGGATGGCGCCATCCAGGCCTACGAGGCGGGCGTGGGCTTCATTCTTGAGCAGTCGGCCGTGAACGTTCGCGCGGTGTTTTCCGGCAGCGTGCCGTACCTGATGCTGGCCGGCGTGGTGCACGGCGGATGGCAGATGGCGCGCGCGGTGCTGGCATGCCGCCGGCATCTGGCGGCGGGGTCATCGGACCCGTTCCACAAGTCGAAGATTGCGACGGGGCTGTTCTATGCCGCGCACATCCTGCCGCGCGCGCTGGCCTTGTCCGCCGCGGTGCGTGCAGGGGTCGTGGCGGACGCCTGCGGGGCGGACGCAAATATTGCATAA
- a CDS encoding peroxiredoxin has translation MSHLRLGDTAPDFEQDSSAGPIRFHEYLGNSWGVLFSHPADFTPVCTTELGYTAKLADEFAKRNVKVLALSVDGTDSHSKWIEDINDTQSTQVNFPILADKDRKVSELYDMIHPNANATLTVRSVFIVDPNKKVRLIITYPASTGRNFNEILRVIDSLQLTDSHSVATPVNWEDGDDVIIVPSLQDEAVIKEKFPKGYKAVRPYLRVTPQPNK, from the coding sequence ATGAGTCATCTACGTCTGGGCGACACCGCCCCTGATTTTGAACAGGATTCCTCGGCCGGTCCCATCCGCTTTCACGAGTATCTGGGCAATAGCTGGGGGGTACTCTTTTCGCATCCGGCCGACTTCACGCCCGTGTGCACCACCGAACTGGGCTACACGGCCAAGCTTGCCGACGAATTCGCCAAGCGCAACGTAAAGGTGCTGGCCTTGTCGGTTGACGGCACGGATTCCCATTCCAAGTGGATCGAAGACATCAACGACACGCAGTCCACCCAGGTCAACTTCCCGATCCTGGCCGACAAGGACCGCAAAGTCTCCGAGCTCTACGACATGATCCACCCGAACGCCAACGCCACCTTGACGGTGCGTTCCGTGTTCATCGTGGACCCCAACAAGAAGGTGCGCCTGATCATCACGTACCCGGCCAGCACGGGCCGCAACTTCAATGAGATCCTGCGCGTCATTGATTCGCTGCAACTGACGGACAGCCACAGCGTGGCCACGCCGGTCAACTGGGAAGATGGCGATGACGTGATCATCGTCCCGTCCCTGCAGGACGAAGCCGTCATCAAAGAGAAGTTCCCCAAAGGCTACAAGGCCGTGCGTCCGTACCTGCGCGTTACGCCGCAACCGAATAAGTAA
- a CDS encoding sulfate ABC transporter substrate-binding protein, with translation MAFGKANWLAALAVAAVSLTAMAPVQAQQKQTLLNVSYDPTRELYRAIDDAFIKQYKDKAGVDLTIRQSHGGSGRQARSVIDGLEADVVTLALAYDIDAIADRGLIPEDWQSRLPRNSSPYTSTIVFLVRKGNPKGIKDWDDLIKDDVQVITPNPKTSGGARWNYLAAWAYALEKSGGSEDKARAYVSDLLKHVPVLDTGARGATTTFVERGVGDVLLAWENEAFLAQEELGPDKFDIVVPSLSILAEPPVAVVDKVVDRKGTRAAAQAYLEFLYTPVAQEIIARNYYRPIDKTVAAKYESKFPKLKLVTIDDKIFGGWRKAQKDHFSDGGTFDQIYLPQKK, from the coding sequence ATGGCGTTCGGGAAAGCGAATTGGTTGGCCGCGCTGGCGGTGGCGGCGGTTTCTCTGACGGCCATGGCACCGGTTCAGGCACAGCAGAAGCAAACGCTGTTGAACGTGTCCTACGACCCCACGCGCGAACTCTATCGCGCCATTGATGACGCCTTCATCAAGCAATACAAGGACAAGGCTGGTGTCGATCTGACCATCCGTCAGTCGCACGGTGGTTCCGGCCGGCAGGCGCGTTCGGTCATCGACGGGCTGGAAGCCGATGTGGTGACGCTGGCGCTGGCCTACGACATTGACGCCATTGCCGACCGCGGCTTGATTCCCGAGGACTGGCAGTCGCGCCTGCCGCGGAACAGCTCGCCCTATACCTCGACCATCGTGTTCCTGGTGCGCAAGGGCAACCCCAAAGGCATCAAGGACTGGGACGACCTGATCAAGGACGACGTGCAGGTCATCACCCCCAACCCGAAGACCTCGGGCGGCGCGCGGTGGAACTATCTGGCCGCGTGGGCCTACGCGCTGGAGAAGAGCGGCGGCAGCGAAGACAAGGCGCGCGCCTACGTGAGTGATCTACTCAAGCACGTACCGGTGCTGGACACCGGCGCACGCGGGGCCACCACCACCTTCGTGGAACGCGGTGTGGGCGACGTGCTGCTGGCCTGGGAAAACGAAGCCTTTCTGGCGCAGGAAGAGCTGGGTCCGGACAAGTTCGACATTGTGGTGCCCTCGCTGTCCATCCTGGCGGAACCGCCGGTGGCCGTGGTCGACAAGGTCGTGGACAGGAAGGGCACGCGGGCCGCAGCCCAGGCCTATCTGGAATTCCTGTACACCCCGGTGGCGCAAGAGATCATCGCCAGGAATTACTACCGGCCCATCGACAAGACGGTGGCCGCCAAGTACGAAAGCAAGTTTCCCAAGCTCAAGCTCGTCACCATCGACGACAAGATCTTCGGCGGCTGGCGCAAGGCGCAGAAGGACCATTTCAGCGATGGCGGCACCTTTGACCAGATCTATCTGCCGCAGAAAAAATAA
- the cysT gene encoding sulfate ABC transporter permease subunit CysT produces MTTASNPTASGAPALFARRRNSPGVLPGFGISMGYAVLYLSVLVLIPLAALPIKSAELGWQGFWDTVTAPRVMASYQLTFGASLLAALVNLVFGSVVAWVLVRYRFPGKKILDALVDLPFALPTAVAGIALTALYSQKGWLGGPLSEWFGWKVAFTPLGIVIALIFIGVPFVVRTVQPVLEDVEREIEEAAASLGASRWQTIRRVLLPTILPALLTGFALAFARAVGEYGSVVFIAGNMPMVSEITPLLIISKLEQFDYAGAAAIATVMLVLSFVLLLVINLLQGWQARRNLGRLA; encoded by the coding sequence ATGACGACAGCCTCCAACCCGACGGCAAGTGGCGCGCCAGCGCTGTTTGCCAGACGGCGCAACAGCCCGGGCGTGCTGCCCGGATTCGGTATTTCCATGGGGTACGCGGTGCTGTACCTGAGCGTGCTCGTGCTCATCCCCCTGGCGGCGCTGCCCATCAAAAGCGCCGAGCTTGGTTGGCAAGGCTTCTGGGATACCGTGACCGCGCCCCGGGTGATGGCGTCGTATCAATTGACCTTTGGCGCATCGCTGCTGGCGGCGCTGGTGAACCTGGTGTTCGGCTCGGTGGTGGCGTGGGTGCTGGTGCGTTACCGCTTTCCGGGCAAGAAGATCCTGGACGCGCTGGTGGATCTGCCCTTTGCGTTGCCGACGGCGGTGGCTGGCATCGCGCTGACCGCGCTGTATTCGCAGAAGGGCTGGCTGGGCGGGCCGCTGTCAGAATGGTTTGGATGGAAGGTGGCGTTCACGCCGCTGGGCATCGTGATTGCGCTGATCTTCATCGGCGTGCCCTTTGTGGTGCGCACCGTGCAACCCGTGCTGGAAGATGTGGAACGCGAGATCGAAGAGGCCGCCGCCAGTCTGGGCGCCAGCCGCTGGCAGACCATACGCCGCGTGCTGTTGCCGACCATTCTGCCCGCCTTGCTGACGGGCTTTGCGCTGGCGTTCGCGCGGGCGGTCGGTGAATACGGGTCAGTGGTGTTCATCGCCGGCAACATGCCCATGGTGTCCGAGATCACGCCGCTGTTGATCATCTCCAAGCTTGAGCAGTTCGACTACGCAGGTGCAGCCGCCATCGCAACCGTGATGCTGGTGCTGTCATTTGTGCTGCTGCTGGTCATCAACCTGCTGCAAGGCTGGCAAGCCCGCCGCAACCTCGGGAGGCTGGCATGA
- the cysW gene encoding sulfate ABC transporter permease subunit CysW, whose amino-acid sequence MSAADRPAHLTEPRWVRGILLFIALSFLTLFLLVPLAAVFAEAFKKGWQLYLAAIVEPDALSAIRLTLLVAAIALPVNLVFGVAAAWAITKFQFRGKQFLITLIDLPFSVSPVVAGLVFILLFGTQGWMGGWLQDHDWKIVYAVPGIVLATLFVTFPFVARELIPLMQAQGSEEEQAALTLGASGWQIFWRVTLPNIKWGLLYGAILCNARAMGEFGAVSVVSGQIRGLTNTMTLHVEILYNEYQYSAAFAVASLLALLALVTLVAKNVVEWRNARFLRAADLPVEYPGPATASLKPAAA is encoded by the coding sequence ATGAGCGCAGCGGATCGTCCTGCCCATTTGACCGAGCCGCGCTGGGTGCGCGGCATCCTGTTGTTCATTGCGCTGTCGTTCCTGACGCTGTTCCTGCTGGTGCCACTGGCGGCGGTCTTTGCCGAGGCGTTCAAGAAGGGCTGGCAGCTGTACCTGGCCGCCATCGTCGAGCCCGATGCGTTATCTGCGATCCGGCTGACCTTGCTGGTGGCCGCGATTGCGCTGCCGGTCAACCTGGTGTTCGGCGTGGCCGCCGCCTGGGCCATCACCAAGTTTCAGTTTCGCGGCAAGCAGTTCCTGATCACGCTGATCGACCTGCCGTTTTCGGTATCGCCCGTGGTGGCCGGGCTGGTCTTCATCCTGCTGTTCGGCACCCAAGGTTGGATGGGCGGTTGGTTGCAGGACCACGACTGGAAGATTGTCTATGCCGTGCCCGGCATCGTCCTGGCAACCTTGTTCGTGACTTTTCCCTTTGTTGCGCGCGAGCTGATTCCGTTGATGCAGGCGCAAGGCAGCGAAGAGGAACAGGCCGCGCTGACGCTGGGCGCCAGCGGCTGGCAGATCTTCTGGCGGGTGACGCTGCCCAACATCAAATGGGGGCTGCTGTACGGCGCCATTCTGTGCAATGCGCGGGCCATGGGCGAGTTCGGTGCGGTGTCGGTGGTGTCGGGGCAGATTCGCGGGCTGACCAACACCATGACCCTGCACGTCGAGATTCTCTACAACGAATACCAGTATTCCGCGGCGTTCGCCGTGGCGTCGTTGCTGGCCTTGCTGGCGCTGGTGACGCTGGTGGCGAAGAACGTGGTCGAGTGGCGTAACGCCCGGTTCCTGCGGGCCGCCGACCTGCCGGTCGAGTATCCCGGGCCGGCGACGGCAAGCCTCAAGCCGGCCGCGGCGTAA
- a CDS encoding sulfate/molybdate ABC transporter ATP-binding protein → MSIEVRNLSKRFGQFRALNDVSLHIETGELVALLGPSGCGKTTLLRIIAGLEAPDTGSVLFAGEDATAVDVRQRQVGFVFQHYALFKHMTVFENVAFGLRVKHRSQRPSEDQIQRKVHDLLTLVQLDWLADRYPAQLSGGQRQRIALARALAVEPRVLLLDEPFGALDAKVRKELRRWLRRLHDELNVASVFVTHDQEEALEVADRVVLMNAGRIEQVGSPREVWEAPATPFVYGFLGDVNQLQGVAARGVWEGAGLSLPAPDLAQAEARRATAYVRPHEFEIERYRAGGEGIAVRLSHAYLAGPSAYLELARQDSDAIIEAEVPEHLYRQMDLRDGDTLLARPRRAQIFAVQA, encoded by the coding sequence ATGAGTATCGAAGTTCGCAATTTATCCAAGCGGTTCGGGCAGTTTCGCGCGCTGAATGATGTGTCGCTGCATATTGAAACTGGCGAGCTGGTGGCGTTGCTGGGACCCTCGGGCTGTGGCAAGACGACGCTGCTGCGCATCATCGCGGGCCTGGAAGCCCCCGATACCGGCAGCGTGCTGTTCGCGGGCGAAGACGCAACCGCCGTCGATGTGCGCCAGCGTCAGGTGGGCTTCGTGTTCCAGCACTATGCGCTGTTCAAGCATATGACGGTGTTCGAAAACGTTGCCTTTGGGCTGCGCGTGAAGCATCGGTCGCAGCGTCCTTCCGAAGACCAGATCCAGCGCAAGGTGCATGACCTGCTGACGCTGGTGCAACTGGACTGGCTGGCGGACCGCTACCCGGCGCAGTTGTCGGGTGGGCAGCGCCAGCGCATCGCCCTGGCGCGCGCGCTGGCCGTGGAACCCAGGGTGCTGCTGTTGGACGAGCCCTTCGGCGCGCTGGATGCCAAGGTGCGCAAGGAACTGCGCCGCTGGCTGCGGCGCCTGCATGACGAGCTGAACGTGGCCAGCGTGTTCGTGACGCATGACCAGGAAGAGGCGCTTGAAGTCGCCGACCGCGTGGTGCTGATGAACGCCGGCCGCATTGAGCAGGTGGGTTCGCCGCGCGAGGTCTGGGAAGCACCGGCGACGCCATTCGTATACGGCTTTCTGGGCGATGTGAACCAACTGCAGGGCGTGGCCGCGCGCGGCGTCTGGGAAGGGGCCGGGCTGTCGTTGCCCGCGCCCGACCTGGCACAAGCCGAGGCGCGGCGCGCCACCGCGTATGTGCGTCCGCATGAGTTCGAGATCGAGCGCTATCGCGCGGGCGGCGAGGGCATTGCCGTGCGCCTGTCGCACGCTTATCTGGCCGGCCCCAGCGCCTATCTGGAACTGGCGCGCCAGGATTCCGACGCCATCATCGAAGCGGAAGTGCCCGAGCACCTGTACCGGCAGATGGATCTGCGCGATGGCGATACCTTGTTGGCGCGCCCCCGTCGCGCCCAGATTTTTGCGGTGCAAGCATGA
- a CDS encoding phosphoadenylyl-sulfate reductase, giving the protein MTTVADLSSHLDAALAVRWNTLTERLAEVQRRYPDAALASSLAAEDMLLTHAIYDSGLDLEVFTLDTGRLHAETLGVLDAVRARYGRDVTVCRPNAAAVDEHVAAHGAYAFYESVDLRKACCQIRKVEPLKRALAGRGAWITGQRRQQSTTRGELPLEEQDPVFGLYKFNPLAEWTEDEVWAVIRVLGVPYNPLHDQGYPSIGCEPCTRAIRPGEDVRAGRWWWESSDSKECGLHAGNRVIGIVARGE; this is encoded by the coding sequence ATGACGACTGTTGCTGATCTTTCTTCCCACCTGGACGCGGCGCTGGCCGTGCGCTGGAACACCTTGACCGAACGCCTGGCCGAGGTCCAGCGGCGCTATCCCGACGCCGCGCTGGCCTCGTCGCTGGCGGCCGAAGACATGTTGCTGACGCACGCCATCTATGACTCCGGCCTGGACCTGGAAGTGTTCACGCTGGACACCGGCCGCCTGCATGCCGAAACGCTGGGCGTGCTGGACGCCGTGCGCGCGCGCTATGGGCGCGATGTCACGGTGTGTCGGCCGAATGCGGCGGCGGTGGATGAGCACGTTGCGGCGCATGGTGCGTATGCGTTCTATGAAAGCGTCGACCTGCGCAAAGCCTGTTGCCAGATCCGCAAGGTCGAGCCGCTCAAGCGTGCGCTGGCCGGACGCGGCGCCTGGATTACCGGGCAACGCCGCCAGCAATCCACCACCCGTGGCGAATTGCCGCTGGAAGAGCAGGACCCGGTCTTCGGCCTCTACAAGTTTAACCCGCTGGCCGAATGGACCGAGGACGAGGTCTGGGCCGTGATCCGCGTGCTGGGCGTTCCCTACAACCCCCTGCACGACCAGGGCTACCCGTCGATCGGGTGCGAGCCCTGTACGCGCGCCATTCGGCCGGGCGAGGACGTGCGCGCGGGGCGTTGGTGGTGGGAGTCGTCGGACTCCAAGGAATGCGGCCTGCATGCGGGTAACCGCGTTATCGGCATCGTGGCGCGCGGCGAGTGA
- the cysD gene encoding sulfate adenylyltransferase subunit CysD translates to MSAVIQRSHLDWLESEAIFIMREVAAESEKPVLLFSGGKDSVVLLRLAEKAFRPGRFPFPLMHIDTGHNFDEVIAFRDQRAAELGEELIVRSVEDSIKRGSVVLRRETDSRNAAQAVTLLEAIEEFGFDACIGGARRDEEKARAKERIFSFRDEFGQWDPKAQRPELWNLFNTRVHRGENMRVFPISNWTELDVWQYIQREQLALPSIYYSHEREVVRRKGLLVPVTRLTPPQEGEQVERLPVRFRTVGDISCTCPVASDAADSYAIIAETAVTDITERGATRMDDQTSEASMERRKKEGYF, encoded by the coding sequence ATGTCCGCTGTGATCCAACGCAGCCACCTGGATTGGCTGGAATCCGAAGCCATTTTCATCATGCGCGAGGTGGCCGCCGAAAGCGAAAAGCCCGTGCTGCTGTTTTCGGGCGGCAAAGATTCGGTGGTGCTGCTGCGCCTGGCCGAAAAGGCTTTCCGTCCGGGACGCTTCCCGTTCCCGCTCATGCACATCGATACCGGCCACAACTTCGATGAAGTCATCGCCTTTCGTGACCAGCGCGCCGCAGAGCTGGGCGAGGAACTGATCGTGCGCAGTGTTGAAGATTCCATCAAGCGCGGCAGCGTGGTGTTGCGCCGCGAAACGGATTCGCGCAACGCGGCGCAGGCGGTGACGCTCTTGGAAGCGATCGAGGAATTCGGCTTTGACGCCTGCATCGGCGGCGCGCGGCGCGACGAAGAAAAGGCGCGTGCCAAGGAACGCATCTTTTCGTTCCGCGACGAGTTCGGCCAATGGGATCCCAAGGCTCAGCGCCCCGAACTGTGGAACCTGTTCAATACCCGCGTGCATCGTGGCGAGAACATGCGCGTGTTCCCGATCTCGAACTGGACCGAGCTGGACGTCTGGCAATACATCCAGCGCGAGCAATTGGCGCTGCCGTCCATCTACTACAGCCACGAACGCGAGGTGGTGCGCAGGAAGGGCCTGCTGGTGCCCGTAACCCGCCTGACTCCGCCACAGGAAGGCGAACAGGTCGAGCGGCTGCCGGTACGGTTTCGCACGGTGGGTGATATCTCGTGCACCTGCCCGGTGGCCTCCGACGCCGCCGATAGCTACGCCATCATCGCCGAGACGGCTGTGACCGACATCACCGAGCGCGGCGCCACGCGCATGGACGACCAGACTTCCGAGGCCTCGATGGAGCGCCGCAAGAAGGAAGGCTATTTCTGA